DNA from Hippoglossus hippoglossus isolate fHipHip1 chromosome 13, fHipHip1.pri, whole genome shotgun sequence:
taaaaatgacaCTCCTTGTAGTATTTTTAATCTAAACTTGCCGtttttgaaatttaaattgGATTTCTGGTGATTACTGATGACCCCTACTCAATATCTCATGGCTGCTTTGactcaggagatagagcgggtcgtctactaaccagagggtcggaGGTAAAACCCTTTTTATACCCTGAGCAGGTATCAGTGACGTGTCAATTCAGAGTTTCCAGTTAGTttaaccccagtctgcatgtctctgaactgtgggaggaagctggagtgcTCGTCAGGTCAAGTTATATCTGATGTAATATACATTTTGTCCTTAGAATGATTTAATTGGTGAAAATATTATCTTTTATGCTGTCACATTAAGAGGGATTTAATCACTTTTGACCTTCTCATTCCAGGAACTGTTCAAACGAATTGATTTAATATTCTCTGCATGtctcatttttgtatttttatgttcatGAGAAGTTGAATCTAACGGATATATCTGGCACATTTAAAGTGTAGAGAGTCATTGCATCGATGTCTTGGTTCTCCTGGCTCTTCACGCTGCGGCCCTGCTCAGCCCCGTCCCTGCTGCTCGTGGGGCTGGTGGGCAGACAGCTGGGTCTCCGGGTGGGGTGGCAGCTGGTTCAGGCGGTGACTTGTTCTCGGTGGGGTTCATCCGGCGTCCAGGGTCTGTTCCAGGACAGGGATCTTGTCATCGGTGGACTCTTCAGTCTTTATAACAAGCCTCCAGCTATAGATCAAGAGTTTACTCAGCAGCCACTTCACCAATCCTGCAGCAGGTGAAACTCTCAACTGCtttgtttatatatacattttatatatgttattattagccatattcatttaaagttaaatatttgtggTTCTTTAACATCGATATGtacaatatcttttttttaaatacgtTGAAATGCTTATTTCATTGCAGACTTTACAGATCATTATTACAGATGACATtttctcactcttcctctcctgtgctCTCAGTTTGGAAGATCTTCCGCTGCAGTACATATATGCGATGGTGTTTGCGCTGGAAGAAATCAACCACAGCACAACGCTGCTTCCAGGCGTGAAGCTGGGCTACCACATCCACGATAGCTGTGCTCTGCCCCTGTGGGCTTTGCGGACAGCGCTGTCCCTGGTTGGAGGAGACCGCAGCAGCTGTAATTTAACTGAAGAAACTGGAGAAAGGAGAGGTACTAAATGTCCCTTTGTATTTACCCAGTGTGCATCCTTCTCTAGTAAATACAAACGATGACAGTAATAACTGAACCAAGCACAGTTTTCATTTAACTGATGATTTTATTCCACTGTATGTTATTACGTCATCAGGTGATCCGCCTGTTCCATTGATCATCGGTGGCGATTCATCTATAACAGCCTTGATACTCTCCAGACTCCTGGGGCCACTCTCTGTTCCTTTAGTGAGTTGTTTATGTTGAATATagacagaaaaaatataaagaaatatgcaagacaaaaagtaaaatgctACAATTATAAAAATCagattttcacttttaaattgGGATTTAACTTCATGAAATATGCAGTGGTTTAACATTTACCATAGTATTTCTTTAAGGAAGTATTGTGCAacagtttaatattttcttcTATAGCTCTATATCTGGAAGCATTGTTTAATTTCTGATGTGAGGACAGCAAAAGTGAACtgaaacatttactgtaaactgCATTTACCGTGTTATttgtaaaagcagaaaacatATTTCCACCTGGGTGAAAATGAATTACAACTGTCTTTTTTGTGCATGAGACTTCAGCATGTAAATGTGATGCAGTTTTCTGTAATCAAGCAGCGAAAGGTTTGCAACTCATAAGGAATCCTTCCACTGCCGACACGTTTAAAgaactttaaaaactttttttgatgatcttgctttgtgttttcttttaatgtaaACTTAATATTGCTTTAACCCCTTTTCACACATGTTcattgttttgaaatattttcctgtcttcatgttctgtttttaagcTAAATTCATTCTATTCATGTAAAGCTCTTTTATGAaaagtttattataattatatggttttttttttgtcttttagaTGAGCTACACGGCGAGCTGCCCGTGTCTGAGTGACAGACGCCAATTTCCCAACTTCTTCAGGACCATGCCCAGTGACATTTACCAAGCCCGAGCCATCGCCCAGCTTGCAATACGTTTAAAATGGACTTGGATCGGAGCGGTGGTGGCTAAAACAGTTACGGCCTAACGGCGATAAAGGTGTTACCACTTCTTATGCACCAGAAATGTTACGGCATCTGCACAAGAAACCtgaattataatatataaatgtataactGTGTATATCAGATATTCCAGGAGGAGACTCAGGGGGCCGGCGTGTGTCTGGCGTTTGTGGAGACTCTCCGAAGGGAAAACATTGTGAGAGACGCCAAACAGGCAGCGCTCGCAATTCAGGCCTCGACCGCTAAAGTGATTCTGATCTTCACCTGGTACACAGATGTGAGGGAACTGTTCCTGCAGCTGGCCCAGAGAAATGTGAGACACAATTTTGTATATTAAATCTGAAAATTTGACTTATTtgatataatttattttcttaaatgatttttttatcgTGCTTTCATCACCAGGTGACTGATAGACAGTTTCTGGCCAGTGAGGCTTGGAGCACGAGTGTTAATCTTCTCGAAAACCCTTCCACCCTTAAAGTGGCACGTGGCGTCCTCGGCGTGGCCATTAGGAGTTCACCTATACCTGGATTTGAAAAGTATCTCAGAAATCTGAATCCCTCTCATCGTCCTGATGATAAGTTCTTGAGAGAattttgggaaaaaaatgtttaattgccGTCCTGGACcctcaaatctttcttcatctACCTCTTCACCATCTCGTGCAGACCAGAGGGCGCCGCTTCCGCTCTGCGTTGGCACAGAGTCCCTGGAGGTGGTGCAGAATCTCTTTACTGACACCTCTCAGCTGAGGGTCACATATAATGTGTACCTTGCTGCTTACGCCGCAGCCCACGCCCTTCACAGCCTCCTCTCATGCCCCAACAATGACAGCTCTCCTGGAAACGgcagctccacctgctcctttcTGAAACACATCCAACCCATAGAGGTAATCACAgttatttcagcttcattttgacaacacacattttctaatTCTTAGGGTGTTGATATCTGTCACTCTGAATCAATCTTTAAgacaaatatttactgtttcaacattttgacGCTTCCAGGTTCTGCAGCACTTGAGCACAGTGAACTTCACCACACCTCAGGGTGAAATGTTTTACTTCCAAGGGGCCGATGTTCCAGCAAAGTACGACCTCGTAAACTGGCAGAAAACACCCGAAGGTCGACTCAAGCTTGTTCTGATCGGTCGTGTGGACGGATTCGACATCCGCCTTAATGAGTCAGCCATTCAGTGGAGCACGGGATCCAATCAGGTGCTTAAAGAGGAAAGATCTCGATTCactaaaaaacatttactgaaTTAAATGCTTACtgtggttttatattttgttcaggtgcctgtgtcagtgtgcagtGAGAGCTGCCCCCCCGGGACCAGGATGGCCTCCAGGAAAGGAGAACCTGTCTGCTGCTTTGACTGCATCTCATGTGCTGACGGACAGATTAGCAATAAAACTGGTGAGGAAATAACCACATATGACTTTCCAATAACATTTAATTCAGTCTGCACCAATAGGCTTCCAATACTCAAATTAtttggtcattttgtgtctgcATCCCTCTGCCAGGTTCCCCTCACTGTGATTCTTGTCCGTCTGAGTTCTGGTCCAACTCTGAACGAACGGCCTGCGTCCCTCGCCAGCTGGACTTCCTCTCCTTTAATGAAACTCTGGGTATTACCCTGACTACAGTCGCTATATCTGGTGTCGTGGTGACAACAGCAGTGTTTGTGATGTTCCTATACTATCGACAAACACCTATGGTAAGTATATAGTCTCATTTATCAGAGATTATAAAGTTCAAGAAACAATAATCTATTTCTCCATGATCAAAATAAGGGTGTTTATTAATTATCCTTTCAATATCAGTTAAAGTCTGATTGTTATTTGTAGGTGCGAGCCAACAACTCCgagctgagcttcctgctgcttctgtctctgaagctctgcttcctctgctcGCTGGTGTTCATCGGCCATCCCTCAGTCTGGGCCTGTCGCTTCCAGCAGGCGGCTTTTGGGATCAGCTTCGTgctttgtgtttcctgcctCCAAGTCAAAACCATCGTGGTCCTGGCAGCGTTTCGCTCGGCTCGGCCCGGTGCTGGGTCCCTGATGAAGTGGTTTGGTCCGCGCCAACAGAGAGTAAGTGTCTGCGTTTTCACCTGTATACAGGTCAGAGTTGGATGTGGatcttttaataataaaattacaaCTCATTACATCGTTTCCCGTCCTTAAACCTGATTTTCTGCAATGCTTTTTTTATCAAGGTTATCATCTGTGTtattcagaatcagaatcagaatcagaattctttttattgccaagtatatttacacatacaggaaattgccttggtgtggttggtgcctttggacataacaacaaatcggacataaaacaacaatatatacagaaaaaacaataggcacgtgcggtgctaaggtgcagtgattggttccggatagtgccaacaatatataagttataagttatgtgcggggggggggggggggggggcagagtcagtgtgatgcagggggcttgtttgtgagccccactgccatggggaaaaaaactgtcaggtggcgcgaggttttggtcttgatggcccggaacctttttccagatgggagtctctggaataggtggtggccgggatgggaaggatcagcaatgatcttgcctgctctcttcctggtcctggagtggaacaggtgtaggagagccggcaggtcacagccgatgaccttctcagctgaccgaatgatccgctgcagtctgcccttgtccttggcagtggaggcagcgaaccagacggtgattgatgcagtgaggatggactcaatgatggccgtgtagaactcgaccatcactttctgcggcatgttgaatttcttcagttgccgcaggaagaacatcctctgctgggccttcttggtgatggtggtgatgttctcagcccacctctcacctccacctccacctcagcCCACATTTGGCTATCGCTCAGCCCCCCGTTGCCTAAACCTGACTTCGAAATTCCGGGGTTGAAGGTCACACTGAAGTGTGCCATGGCCTCTGTGGTGGGCTTCTCTCTGGTCCTGGGCTACATCGGCCTGCTGGCCTGCACCAGTCTCCTCTTGGCCTTTCTCGCTCGGAAACTCCCCGACAACTTCAACGAGGCCAAGCTGATCACCTTCAGCATGCTGATCTTCTGCGCCATGTGGGTCGCCTTCGTTCCTGCTTATGTTAGTTCTCCCGGAAAATATGCAGTTGCCGTGGAGATATTTGCGATTCTTGCCTCCAGCTATGGTTTGCTTTTCTGTATCTTTGCTCCAAAGTGTTTCATTATTCTTTTGAGGCCTGAGAAAAATACTAAGAAACACCTGATGGCCAGGTAGTGAAGAAACTTAAGACTGCATGTGGCGACGTATGATGTTAATCAAACAGCCATTGTGAGTCATCCAATAGTTTTACTTTATGAATTTCATTATCAGTTATTTCTATTTTTCCGAATATGTGACATACTGTATCCTTAAATGTTAGAAAGACaaatttgtgttgtttgcaCTTTACttaaaaatccattttatttcattatataatGTCAGATATATTTACATAGAGGATGGAATACTTTGTGTTGTAGATAAATCCATATTTTATTAAAGTAAtcattatttttacttcattgttttttattacattaataaagataaagaaaagtCAGTTCCAtggttgtgtctttgtttctcatATCGATTCCACACATCTGCTTGCATTACTGGTTGTGCCATTAGAGTAAcaatcaattaataaaataatcaatcaagaccatagaaaatataacattttgttatatttaaataatgataaaattcaGAAAACTGCAACCATTCCCAGTACAATCATTTAAACCCACTTCTACACCCACATGGATGAAATATCACATATTAATTCAAATGCTATTGGAAGAATATGAGCCTGCTAACGTAGCCACACTTCACTTGTTCTTGCATTACAATCATTTCAATGATCTCATACATCTGCAGAGATGCAGTGTTTTCCAGTGAAAAAGGTGCCGACATTGAGTTTAGGTCCATGTGTGTCTCTTCATGTACTGCAGTCGATGATTGTTAAGCTGAATTCATTCATAGAGAGTGGGTTCAAGTTGGTCTGAGGGTTAACTGAAAtcatgaaaagtaaaaataaaagtcactgATACAATTTGAAGTGCAAGTATCACATATCACGATGTGAGTGTTATCTTATACATACGATCCAATTTATTTAGCATTTGATCTTCACCTTTGATCATCAACTCATTCAACTAATATTTACCTAATTCAaggctgttgtttttattgtgtagGGAAATTGACTCATTCTGTGTaatgaacataaacacaaactttaTGACTCAATTCCTCGACTCATGATGGCTTTCTTTGTGTTCCTCTCTGGTCTCAATAGGATGATGTAACATTTGGGTCCAAACAGCGCCCCCAGGAGGCCAAAACTAGACGCCAGGATGGCAAATACCTCCACTGCATCTGCGTATTTGCCTGGTGAGCTGATATACGCCAGGACGAAGGCCACCCACACCGCGCAGAAGATCAACATGCTGAAAGTGATGAGTTTGGCTTCGTTGAAACTGTCGGGGAGATTCCTCGCCAGAAAAGCTAACAGGAAGCTGAGCACAGCCAGTAATCCAATGTAGCCAAGCAACACGGCAAAGCCAATCGTGGAGCGGACTACACACTCATACACTATCTTGTCATTGTGGTACTGGGTGTTTTTATGAGGAGCTGGTGAAGCAGACACAAGCCAGGCAGTGCAGATCGCTGCTTGAACAGAAGTAAGAACCAGAactgtccctctctgctgccCAGAGCCAAACCACTTCAGAGTGGCTCCCCCTCCTGGCTTGGAGGCCTTGAACACAGCCAGCACCACCATGGTTTTAACCAGGATACACgacacacaaagcacaaagcTGATGCCAAACGCTGCATGTCTCAGCTGGCACGTCCATGCTCTGGGTCGCCCGATGAAAAGcaaagagcaaaggaaacaTACACTGACGTTGGCTGACGTGGCTCTGATGTATACGACAGGTCTGGATAGGCAGAGAAGAAGTGGGCTGCAAACAGCCCACCCAGGACCACATCTCCAGTCTTGTGCATCCCATTTAGATGAAACTGTCGCTGTAACCTGCAGGAGGACGAATAAAGAGGGGAGGACAGAGCCGAGGAAAAGCAGGAATACATCAACATTTGAAAGAGCAAGCAAGTGTCTATAACTGCCCTCATGACTTTCCTCAGCTTTATTCTGAGAGCTGCAGACCTGTAGTTTCATTTGCTATGTCGCCACACTTTTTTATTGACATGCAgtgttgtgtaatcctgcacACACCACCCATCAGGGCAGAGGGGGAAGTATAAGGGCAGGGCCTAAAATCCTATTTACCTGAGACCCATCTGTGTCTAAGAACTTCGATAATAGTAAATTAtatgataaaatacaataatgtaCACAAGGAGCATAATATTTATCactttttataattttttattattattataataataataataatagaccTAAGATATTCAAGCACTTTTGATAATACTATAACAATGTTGCATTTGTATTAATGTATATAAGtgtatctttatatatatatacaaaaaaataatacacgcacgcacgcacgcacgcacgcacgcacgcacacacacacacacacacacacagagctgtacATATccatttcagttttgtgtttctgagccTGTGATACAGTGTGGGACAGCTGACAGTTCAGTATCACTATTATCACTACCATGAAGTAATTAGTGGAACAAAGATTGTAATCgccatgttttcatctgcctaTTTATTGTAGACTCAACAGTGGGAAATTATTCCACTGTTTCCCAGACTTTACCTCTAAGTGCTTTAGTTGACAACGATTTCTGGTCACTGATGTAGGTAAAGTCCTCATATAGATGACAACTGAGTTGTATATTTTTGTCCCCGGCCTTTAGGAAGGAGAAGTCATGTCCATATTTTCCAGAAGAAACCACTTGAATTAGACTGTGGACCATTGTGTGAGCTAACACTGATCCACAGATTCACTTATGAAGTCAGCTGACGTCTCCATTTGTCAGCCTGTAGTTATCAAAGAAATAATGAGTAACGGGCCTGCTGAAATTTAGGAGTTACTGACAAAAGTAGAGTTGaaaattactttatttcttcttaaaGCATTACTGTCAACAGTGTTCTTGTCCCAGGGaattaacaaatatataattagaGGAAAAACCAcgatattaaaatgtaataatatacaACCATGTCAgtctttttaataaacacatctttattgttttagtttaatcTGATAATCACGGTgggattaaaaaacacagagtggaTCAGATTGTTTCACAGATTTATCTCAAGAGTTACTTTTGTCACTTTGTGGGGCCTCGACTCATGATGGCTTTCTTTGTGTTCCTCTCTGGTCTCAATAGGATGATGTAACATTTGGGTCCAAACAGCGCCACCAAGAGGCCAAAACTAGAGGCCAGGATGGCAAATACCTCCACTGCATCTGCGTATTTGCCTGGTGAGTTGACATAAGTGGGGACGAAGGCCACCCACACTGCGCAGAAGATCAACATGCTGAAAGTGATGAGTTTGGCCTCGTTGAAGTTGTCGGGGACATTCCTCGCCAGAAAAGCTAACAGGAAGCTGAGCACAGCCAGTAATCCAATGTAGCCAAGCAACACTGCAAAACCAATCGTGGAGCCGACTACACACTCATACACTATCTTGTCATTGTGGTACTGGGTGTTTTTATGAGGAGCTGGTGAAGCAGACACAAGCCAGGCAGTGCAGATCGCTGCTTGAACAGAAGTAAGAACCAGAactgtccctctctgctgcacagagccAAACCACTTCAGAGTGGCTCCCCCTCCTGGCTTGGAGGCCTTGAACACCGCCAGCACCACCATGGTTTTAACCAGGATACACgacacacaaagcacaaagcTGATGCCAAACACTGCATGTCTCAGCTGGCACGTCCATGCTCTGGGTTGTCCGATGAACAGcaaagagcaaaggaaacaTAACTTCAGTGACACCAAGAGCAGGAAGCTGAGTTCTGAATTGTTTGCACAGCACCATGGGGGGTGCTGCGGTGATGGATGAAGATGCCCAGGACGACAGCAGAGAAAATCGTGCCCAGCAGGGAGGCGGTGGTCAGGCAGATACCCAGAGGCTCATGGTAGGAGAGGAACTCTGTTTTCTTTGGAACACAGTGGTCACGCTGGGGACCGGACCAGAAATCCTCTGGACAGCTGCTGCCACTCCATGGAGTCtatagaaaagaagaaaaaaaaaaggaaattatcGTTTTTTCTGCAAGAAAATGTGTTACCAACTTGAAAACACCTTACTCTATTGGTTAAACTTAAAGGAATTAagttctttcaaaataaagttagaAATTGTGTTTAATGATAACTTaattcatgtgtatttttttaagttggtgcaacaattttattttttcagtgcaGGATGTACCCCGCCCCTCACCCAATGTCCTCTGGGATTGGCTCtaccccctccctccaccctcaaAGCAGTATAGATGATGCATGGATTGATGGGTGGATAATATATGATGGTGTTTTATAACATTGGACTGATACCaacctgttttcatttgtgaacTCCTCCCTCAGAACAAGGAACACAGTCAAAACAGCACACAGGTTCCCCCTTCTTTCTGGCCATGCGGGTTCCTGGAGGACAGCTCTACACTGCAGACTGACCGAGGAGGCTGCAGTCATCGTCATAAAACAGTTATTCTACaacatttgatattaatatcaCATGCCATATACAACAGGACATAAACACAGCAAACATATTTAACCTGATTGGATTCAAAGTTCCAGAAGATCTTCTCGTCAATGAAGTGTGAGTTCTCACCTTTAGCTGCTGATTTCATAACCTCACCCCACACGGTGAAACTTTAGTTCCTCCATCAGGGAGCCACTGCCAGTTCATGATGTCATAGATTGGTAAGGCATCGCCGTTTTCATCAAATGATACTTCATCACCAAACGGTGTGGTGAAGTTGACCTTTTCCAAGTAATACTAAGCTACAATGGGGAGAAAACGGAAGATACAAATATTATCATGGAGAACATGTTCCTTTCTTGATTGAGCACAAGCTTTTCAGAATTTCATACAAACTACATGAAAATGTATCATCCGTAAATGTACAATACACTAATATG
Protein-coding regions in this window:
- the LOC117773099 gene encoding LOW QUALITY PROTEIN: extracellular calcium-sensing receptor-like (The sequence of the model RefSeq protein was modified relative to this genomic sequence to represent the inferred CDS: inserted 1 base in 1 codon; deleted 1 base in 1 codon), with product MSWFSWLFTLRPCSAPSLLLVGLVGRQLGLRVGWQLVQAVTCSRWGSSGVQGLFQDRDLVIGGLFSLYNKPPAIDQEFTQQPLHQSCSSLEDLPLQYIYAMVFALEEINHSTTLLPGVKLGYHIHDSCALPLWALRTALSLVGGDRSSCNLTEETGERRGDPPVPLIIGGDSSITALILSRLLGPLSVPLMSYTASCPCLSDRRQFPNFFRTMPSDIYQARAIAQLAIRLKWTWIGAVVAXNSYGLTAIKIFQEETQGAGVCLAFVETLRRENIVRDAKQAALAIQASTAKVILIFTWYTDVRELFLQLAQRNVTDRQFLASEAWSTSVNLLENPSTLKVARGVLGVAIRSSPIPGFEKYLRNLNPSHRPDDKFLREFWEKNFNCRPGPSNLSSSTSSPSRADQRAPLPLCVGTESLEVVQNLFTDTSQLRVTYNVYLAAYAAAHALHSLLSCPNNDSSPGNGSSTCSFLKHIQPIEVLQHLSTVNFTTPQGEMFYFQGADVPAKYDLVNWQKTPEGRLKLVLIGRVDGFDIRLNESAIQWSTGSNQVPVSVCSESCPPGTRMASRKGEPVCCFDCISCADGQISNKTGSPHCDSCPSEFWSNSERTACVPRQLDFLSFNETLGITLTTVAISGVVVTTAVFVMFLYYRQTPMVRANNSELSFLLLLSLKLCFLCSLVFIGHPSVWACRFQQAAFGISFVLCVSCLQVKTIVVLAAFRSARPGAGSLMKWFGPRQQRVSVCVFTCIQVIICVIWLSLSPPLPKPDFEIPGLKVTLKCAMASVVGFSLVLGYIGLLACTSLLLAFLARKLPDNFNEAKLITFSMLIFCAMWVAFVPAYVSSPGKYAVAVEIFAILASSYGLLFCIFAPKCFIILLRPEKNTKKHLMAR
- the LOC117773100 gene encoding vomeronasal type-2 receptor 26-like, whose product is MGLRPVVYIRATSANVSVCFLCSLLFIGRPRAWTCQLRHAAFGISFVLCVSCILVKTMVVLAVFKASKPGGGATLKWFGSGQQRGTVLVLTSVQAAICTAWLVSASPAPHKNTQYHNDKIVYECVVRSTIGFAVLLGYIGLLAVLSFLLAFLARNLPDSFNEAKLITFSMLIFCAVWVAFVLAYISSPGKYADAVEVFAILASSFGLLGALFGPKCYIILLRPERNTKKAIMSRGIES